A window of Ruminiclostridium herbifermentans genomic DNA:
ACTATGTATTATAGCAGTATTTTTAAAATTTAATAGTTGACAAATAATCAATATATGTCCCAACTAAAAGGAGATAATTATGGGTCGCAAAAAAATAGAAAAGGTACCTATTGACTGTAATATTTTAGACGAGGCGTTGAAAAAAAGAAAACTAAGCATCAACAAACTTACGGATGACAAAAAAGACTATTATATTGGCGTAACAAGAAGAACAATCAGTCGTGCTCGTCATGATGGATATATCAATCCAGAAATTCTCGACAAGATTGGTGAACAGCTAAATGTCAACCCTTATTGGCTTACAGGACAAGGCTTGAATGTTTTACCCAGTATGAAAAAGAACTCTGAGTACTGCAAAACCGAAAACCATCCCTATAAAAAAGTTGCACAAAAAATAAATCTTTCCCACCATTTTCAAGAATTGCTTATACTGCATGGCGTTTCTTATGAACAATTCAACTCACTTTCTGAGGCAACTCAGCACGGTTTCGAAATGGAAATCGATTTAGTCATCCAAATGGTTATTATTAAATATTTTTCGCCACACGCCAAACCGGATGATGTATTTTTATCCAATGAAGATTTGTATGAAATGTCTTGTGATGTATTGTCCAGTGAAACATATAAAAAATTATTCAATTTACTTGAATTATAATCCAATAGGCAAAATGCCTCTGTCATTATAAACTGATCTTATACGCATTTCCACAACGAATGGCATCGTGGAATTCAAGTCCGGATTGATTATGGATGTGGATGAATAATGTCCGAAAATGAGCAAGGCACTCTACAAAATCAAACGTAGGGTGCCTCGGTGCTATATGCCAAAAATATCTCTTCTGAGTAGTTTATAACTATTAGTTTCTTGTGTTATCAGCGGAGCCATTGTATCGCGTAAAAAAGGGTTCTGTTGCAAAATTTTTGACTCTTCTACAACACCTATGTCAAAATCATATCCTATTATTTGTAAGGAGTAAATGCTTTATAAAATCAAATCTATTTAAATGGAAACACTACGAATCGAGCATCATTATTTTGTGTGTTCGTTGGTATTTGAAATACAGTCTCTCATTTCGAGATTTAGCTGAAATAATGCAAGAAAGAGGCCTAAGTGACATCCTTACACCATCTATCGCTTGGTTCTTCAGTATTCGCCTATTCTGAGTAATTTGAAGAACAATATTTTGGTAACTTATCTTGTAAAGTAGAGCATCGCATTTCAGCTCCGCCTGTTCTATTATTGCCACCCTTCACATGATATATAAAGGACAAGCTGGCACATCAAATAAAACAGATGAAGTTATATTGATTAACCAGCTTTTTGGTATTGCATAAAATATTAGTGAAATAAAAGTCATTTTGCCTTATTACAAAAATCCACTCAGTTCCCAACGTTATTTGCAACAGAACCAGCCATAGTATATCCTTGCTTTGCCGGTATATCCAATGAATTTTGTTTTTTGAACGTAAATTCGTTGACTAAAGCTATCCAACTATGTAAACTAAATACTTAATTCTAATAGTTCGCTCGCAAACTCATCTGCTTTTTTTCGATTTTAATATCATCATAACCATAATATTCTAATAACAGTTTAATACCTCTTACCACCGTTTCATTTATATTAGTAGGAGAAATGTAAATAGCTCTTATAGGTAAATTTTTATCAAATTTAACTGTTATGCATGATCTAATAGTATCCGGTGTGGAATAGAAACCTTTATCAATATGTTCTAATTTTTCTTTTGGATTAGTATTCTTACAGAAATCAATTACAAATCGATACTCGTTCTCGTAAATAAATTCAGCTCTTTTAAAAATATGTGAAAAATTACGAATTGTATTTGAAAAATAGACATATAAGCCAGACCGTTTCTTCTGTTCATCAACACTATAGCTCTCAGCAATTTCAGGTAACGATATTTCTATCATCTTTCTTATTAGCTTTTTTTTCGATGATTCATCATATAGACATCTGAATTGCCGAATATTAACTTCACGCATTGCCTTAGGATTGTTACTTAGGTCTACTTTCTTACTAAACATATCATATAATTCTGCTTTGTCGAATTCAATGCATATTCCCGAACTATTTGAATAATAATTCCACATTGGTATAGAGTCACTTATGGTACTCATCGATAAAATATAAAATGAACGATACCAACCATCATTAAGATTTGAAATATATTCTTTTACTCGTTCGTTGTAATATTCTTGCATTTCTATAAGAATTTCATTATATTTCGTATTAGGTTCTCGCTCTTTTAACATTTCTTTTGCAGTTGATATCACCATTTTTAAACATTCAATGTACTCATATCTATCATTCATAAATGTACAATCAGTTAGTCTAATACTATTATTTTCAATAATTGAATGCAATGCACTCACGCTAGTGAAATGATATACATTATGGATCTCTTCATTATTAGTTTCTAATTGTACCTCTTGTTCTATTTGTTGAATAACTTTTTTTGACAGAGAATTTATCATAGCTTTACCTTATAGAACGAATCATAAGAAAATTCATTCTATATCTTTTCTTTCTATAATATATTTCATAAATATGATTATACACTATTCTACACCCTTAAGGGTTCTATTGCAAAAACTTTTGAATCTTCTGCAACACCTATGTTAAAACCATATCCTATTATTGGTAAGGAGTAAATGCCTTATGAAATCAAATCTATTTAGATGGAAACACTACAATCGAGCATCATTATTTTTTGTGTTCGTTGGTATTTGAAATATACAGTCTCTAATTTCGAGATTTATCTGAATAATGCAAGAACGAGGTCTAAGTATACATCCTTCCACCATCTATCGCTGGGTTCTCAATATTCGCCTATTATGAGTAAAAATATTATAAGGCACCTGAAATCTAGCAATGATTCATGGCATCTAGATTAAACTTATTTAAAAAACCGTGGTAAATATATGTATCTTTATCGTGCTGTGGACTCCTCTAGAAATACTATAGATTTTTGGTTGTCTATGAACTGTGATAAAAAATCGACCAAAAAGTTTCTAAAAAGAGCTCTTTCCTCTCCTAATAACTCCATCCCAAGATTTATCACAACTGATAAATATGCTGCCACAAAATTTGCTATTATTGAAGAACAATATTGTGGTAATATCTTGTAAAGCAGAGCATCTCATGGTCAAACACCTAGACATTATAATCGAGCAGGATCACAGGCACATCAAGCAAGTCACCAACTCTATGCTTGGTTTTAAAACTTCAACTCTGCCTGTTCAATTATTGCTGGAGTTGAAATCCTTCACATGATACATAAAGGGCAAATATAACAGATGAAGTTATATTGATTAACCAGCTTTTTGGTATTGCATAAAGTATTAGTGAAATAAAAGTCATCTCGTCTATTACAAAAATCATTCCTGTTCAAGTATTATTTGCAACAAAACCCTTTTTAGGAATTGCGACAAAAGAAAAGATCTTCATAGTAATTCTTCCATAATAACAACATATCATTATTTGGAAATAATTTTACCTGTTCATTAAAGCTACTTACGAAATTTAAATCATGCTGGATAATATCATAAATTATATTATTTCCTGTTTCACCATTTAACAATACTTTTTCTACAGCTTCCCGTGTGGTTCCAGCCCAAAAATCAGCAAGTTGCAACAATGCATCCTTTTTTGAGTCTCCAAATTCGATTTCTCTATTTTGTTGTACAGCTGCTTGTTGTAATGCTACACTTAATTCATTGATTTTGTCGTGAATTACATTTGATAAACTAATCGACTCCGTTCTAGATAATATGTTATTAAAAGAATCAATATGTGGACATACTGCAACAGCAGATTCTCCACTTTTGTAATAGTCTACCAAAGGGAAAAGGTGTCTTAGTGATAATCCCAACTCACTATAGTTATTAACTGAGTCAAGAGTATCTTCAACATACTCTTTAATATCTGTATTGTCAGCTTCATCAATTAACCTGCAACAAAGACTTTTAAGTTTATCTAAATCTTTTTTATCACTATCAAACATTTCAACAAAATCGCCAAAAAGATTATCGCTAATTTTATCATATATATAATTTGCAAAGCTTCTTCGTAATACTCCTGCATCATAAGAATAATACTGTTCTTCAGGGAAGTCATAATAAGGAATAATGCAGTAATTAACAATGTGCATTGCAATACAAAATTTTTTATTGACAACCTCAATTAGCATTTTGCATTCATTTGAGTAAATAATATTCCAAAATTCTTCTGTTAATTCATTAATGTTCTTTTTAACAGTTTCTTTTGTCGATTTGAACTCACCCTGTATTTTATAACGTGCATGTAGTTCGTTTATTTTATTTTCAATTACTTCTACTTTATTTTCGGGGATTAAAACTCCGCATAATAAAAAATAAGGTTGCTTTGAAAAATTCCAACAGAGATCATATTTTTGAGTACCAGTTCTACCGCTCTCATCTAAAATAAGTAGCAATTAATATCACCCACTTCCAAAAATTGATAATTAAATATATGATAAATAAATCATAACTCAATATGTTGTCTAATTTAATACCAAAATATGCTTAGAATATTCAGCTACAATATCAAATTTTACGTTTTACGTTTCTGATATTTGTGAGCACTTTCAAAATCGGTTCTGGTGCAAAAATAAATTCTGTGATAGCATATAGAGGAAAGAGGTTACAAAATGTCACAGAATCTATTTAAGTGGAAGCACTTGAATCAGAAATAAAAGTCAGAACGCATCTGAATCTATAGCCCCATACTTGTCTGTTGTAATTGATTTTAAGGTAGTTTTTCAAAAATGCCAGTCCGTGGAACATATCAATGTTTACTCACCGCCAATTTCTACAATGAATGAATTGTCAATCATGTCCTCAATTCTGTTTGCCTCTTTGATACGATTGACAAAATCATAATTTAGTAGTTCCTCATTCCATATTCGAACAATGCTTTTTTCAGCAACATACTGTAGGCTTTTAATTATTCTTGAAATCTTATACAGATAGCTACCTTCGTCATACATTGAACTTTCATCTCCCCATTCTTCCGACTGACTAGAGTACTCTAATGCAGGCATATTTAAGTTCTTTTCCTTTTCAAGTCTTGTATAATTACCTTGCAACAATTTACAAGATTCCTCTGATTCTAATAAAGCCTTGAAATCCTTGTAAACTCTTCTAGATGCCACATCATAAGCAAAGTAAGGTGTAACCTTTCCATCTGTTGGATTAACAAACAAGTGGCAATAAGAATATGCTTCAAAATTTCCAGGTTTATCTACATCTACTATACAACCATGAATCTTTCCAGATCCTCCAAGTCTTTTTACAAACTCTGAAATTTTTTTCTGCCCACCTGTGTATTTGTCTAGCAGTTGATGAACATTTTCTATATAGATATCAAGAGTATCATAATAATATTGTAAATCCTCTGGTCTATCTCGTGACAATTTGCGCAGTTTACCTCCATCCAAAAGATAAAGACATTTATTTTTGGACTGCTTGGAATATAAGCAATGGATAAAGAACATGTACTTTCCATTCTTCTTTATCATGTAAATCTGTCCATCTTCTTTTCCAAAAGACATCTGCACCAGCTTACCCATATTAAAATCCATATATTGACTCTTTATAATTGGATGAATGCCATCTTTAAAATATGCAAATATGTCATATTCATTATTAATATAGAAGTATTTTAGTCCTACTGTTTCTGTTTTATAACCAATTTGATTGTCTGCATAAACCACCTTATTACCGCTAATATCAAAGTAATTACGGTGGTTATGCCCGTTTACGTAAATCCAATTCGGATTATATGAGTCTCCATTCCAGTCCCACTTCTGCATATGTGTAAGAACTATAACTTTATTTTCCGGAAGCGCCTGAAGCAATTTACGGTATATATTATCAAATCTACGAGTTTCAAAAATATCTTTTTCCAGTGCCTCTTCCGCAGATGTTGATTCTTCAAAAGTCTTTCCATAACGCATATTTATAGCATTATATTTACTATTTAAAGCGCTAAATCCAATACCTCCAAGTATTGCTGCAGAACACTTCTTTGCCTGTTTCCTTAATTGTCCTATTTTAAGATCATGGATTTCATCTTCACTAAGTATAGAATGCCGATGTCGATTTTTTATCAAAAGCAAGTCATTATGGAGGAATGTGATTCCCAAGCCTTTAAAGTATTCACGATAAACCTGAATGTTATTTTCAATTTCATCCCATGGATCCCAAAGTTCATGATTTCCATGTATGACTACAATCTTTTGGGGATTCCATAATCCCACCAATTCCTCATAAAATATTTTTGCTAATTCAAAATCCGAAGCAGTATCTCCAGCAATTAGTAAGTAACTGTCATTAGGAAATGTTCCCACCGATGCCAGCATTTTTTTCGCCAAAGACTTAACATACCATTTAACTTCTTCCTTTGATGCTCTTAGTTTAAACTTATGTAAAACTCTATGGCACAGATGAATATCACTCACATAGAAAAATGGTATGTAGTTGTTATCAAATCTTCCATATCCATCCTCATCAACAGGCTTTGGATAATTGAATCCAGTCAGAAGACAGATTTCGTTTTTCTCCACTTCAGATAAGTCCGTGAACTCTATTCTTTTCTTCAGTCCTTCAAAATATATTCCATCAAACAGTCCTTGTTCTGCCAAAACGTCTTGATGAATAACTGCTCCTTCTATGTTGTATTTCTTTAGGTCGATGCCTTCGAATTTACATGTACGTAATTCAGCATCACATAGATTGCCATCTACAAAATTGTAAAATTCATCAAAGTTCTGAAACTCCGCCATTACAGTATACGAATACTCTCTTATTCTGCTATCACACAAAAAGGATGGTATTCTTTCATAAATCACCTTTATTTTTGCTATAAATAAACCAGTTTCCGAATTGTACGATTTACTAAGAAGACTTATTTTCCCTTGAGATTTCTGATAATCTAAAATCTTTTGATTCTTCTTTATTGCTACAGGCATGTACTTAGAGACAGAGAAGTCTTTCTTAATATATGCCATACAAATATCTATACCATTTTTGCATGCAGGCATATAAGTTAGCCAGTCAATATTATGTTCAACTATACTCTCAAGAAGTTCTGATGGGGTTTCTTCATTCAATATCTCGTACCTTATTTCTTGAGGAACATATGCCAAAGTATCTAGTTTATTTGTTACTGCAAGTAAACATATATCCAGCGTTAACAATTCAGAAGGAACTTTATTAAGTAAATCTGCATTAGACTGAACAGCCAGCAAACACATTTCCTTGGTAACAAACTGTTTTGGAACATATCGAAATGCATTTGCATCCTTCTCAACCGCAGTCAAACAAATTTCTGCATCAATACATTTTCTGGACGCATATTGCAATGCCTTGGGATTTTGACTGATAGCCTCTTTACACTTTTTTGGTGTTTGTTTATCTTTAGGTATCTGTTTCAATAGAAGGCCATCTTTTTTCAGTTTTTCCATAGTAATATTCATCTAATACTCACTCCAATCACGCACTTGCTCCTGTTCCTAAAATTTAATGTGAGCCGCTTTCATATTGGAGCAGAAGAGTAGTTTTTCTATTCTAGTTTTTTATATTTCCATAGACTTTAATTACCTTATATGTTGCTCTGCCAGTTGGATTTCCATAGAAGTCTTTTTTATATGAGGCTTGGACAGAAGCAGAAATATAACAGCCAGGTTTTAAAACAAAAGCATTCTCACGAAATCTGGATAGCCATTCTTCATCAAGAATTTTTGCTTTGATATTTTTATTGCCTAATAAAAATTCCCAAGCAGTATCTCCCAAAATATCGGGCTTTTTAATTATAAGCTCTGCATTAAACACGTTAATGTAAGGCTGTGCCGATTCTAATTTTCTTATTTCTCTTTTTGGTAATTCTCTAATTTTACATTCAGATAAGTTATCTTCATCTATTGTATTTCCAGTATTAAAAATCTTAACTGATAAATCTTCAACATCTTCGGAAGAACAGCTTAATGATTCATCATTTGATGATATAATAAATCCACCTTGTTGATCATGTATTTTTATATTATTAGACATGTTAGAAACATGATAATCGGCCATGTAATTATTAATTACAACCCCACTTGATTTTGGAACAATGATAGTATTTCCATAATTGTTTTCTACTTTTATTGTATTATCATCAAATTCAGAAATTCGTCTTGGCTTTTTCCCTTTTAAGTGTTTTTTCAATTCAAATACGCCAACAAGACAAGTGATTATATTTGCTGAAACACCTATTCCGCTTATTATATTTTGCAGATTAAATACTATTTCAAAACTACCTTTTTCAAAAGCAGTTACATTTAGTTTATATCCATTTCTAGATCCTTCTTCATCTGCAATGATTTCAGTCAATTTTGATATATCATATAGAATATTTGACAACAGTTCAGCTTGAATTTGATATTCACCATCTATACGAAGATTAAAAGTGTCAGTCTCATTTGCTTTATTATTCATAGATTTCACCAAGTACCTTTCTTTGACTGCCTACTGTGCGCACCAACGGGTAGATTTTTTATATAGCACAAGCTGTTCAGGCATAATAATTTTTAGTATTTACTAATAGCTTGAACTGCTCATTATCGCTAAAGCATTCCTTTACTTGAGCTGTCAGTTATTAGCCTAATAGGCATATAGAGTATATTTGGCTTTATTCATCAAACCTTCTGCTTTCAATAAACTCTTCATATTCCTTTTTGAGAATATCATCCCAATACTTAAAGTCTTTGTTAGGAAGCTTATTATCAAGTACCACCCCTTGAGCCTTTTGGATAATTCTTTCATCTAGACCAATTTTCTTAAAGTAGTTAAGAAGTTTTTCATCATTCTTTTCAACTGCTAGCTTTACTAACTCATATATATAGTGAGTTTCAGGAAAGGCCTCTTTATTCGCAATATGATCAGCCTTCACAAGTTTAAAGTCAACATCAGATGATTGCATG
This region includes:
- a CDS encoding helix-turn-helix domain-containing protein, with translation MGRKKIEKVPIDCNILDEALKKRKLSINKLTDDKKDYYIGVTRRTISRARHDGYINPEILDKIGEQLNVNPYWLTGQGLNVLPSMKKNSEYCKTENHPYKKVAQKINLSHHFQELLILHGVSYEQFNSLSEATQHGFEMEIDLVIQMVIIKYFSPHAKPDDVFLSNEDLYEMSCDVLSSETYKKLFNLLEL
- a CDS encoding DUF2971 domain-containing protein, whose protein sequence is MINSLSKKVIQQIEQEVQLETNNEEIHNVYHFTSVSALHSIIENNSIRLTDCTFMNDRYEYIECLKMVISTAKEMLKEREPNTKYNEILIEMQEYYNERVKEYISNLNDGWYRSFYILSMSTISDSIPMWNYYSNSSGICIEFDKAELYDMFSKKVDLSNNPKAMREVNIRQFRCLYDESSKKKLIRKMIEISLPEIAESYSVDEQKKRSGLYVYFSNTIRNFSHIFKRAEFIYENEYRFVIDFCKNTNPKEKLEHIDKGFYSTPDTIRSCITVKFDKNLPIRAIYISPTNINETVVRGIKLLLEYYGYDDIKIEKKQMSLRANY
- a CDS encoding DUF3800 domain-containing protein; translation: MLLILDESGRTGTQKYDLCWNFSKQPYFLLCGVLIPENKVEVIENKINELHARYKIQGEFKSTKETVKKNINELTEEFWNIIYSNECKMLIEVVNKKFCIAMHIVNYCIIPYYDFPEEQYYSYDAGVLRRSFANYIYDKISDNLFGDFVEMFDSDKKDLDKLKSLCCRLIDEADNTDIKEYVEDTLDSVNNYSELGLSLRHLFPLVDYYKSGESAVAVCPHIDSFNNILSRTESISLSNVIHDKINELSVALQQAAVQQNREIEFGDSKKDALLQLADFWAGTTREAVEKVLLNGETGNNIIYDIIQHDLNFVSSFNEQVKLFPNNDMLLLWKNYYEDLFFCRNS
- a CDS encoding DUF4116 domain-containing protein → MNITMEKLKKDGLLLKQIPKDKQTPKKCKEAISQNPKALQYASRKCIDAEICLTAVEKDANAFRYVPKQFVTKEMCLLAVQSNADLLNKVPSELLTLDICLLAVTNKLDTLAYVPQEIRYEILNEETPSELLESIVEHNIDWLTYMPACKNGIDICMAYIKKDFSVSKYMPVAIKKNQKILDYQKSQGKISLLSKSYNSETGLFIAKIKVIYERIPSFLCDSRIREYSYTVMAEFQNFDEFYNFVDGNLCDAELRTCKFEGIDLKKYNIEGAVIHQDVLAEQGLFDGIYFEGLKKRIEFTDLSEVEKNEICLLTGFNYPKPVDEDGYGRFDNNYIPFFYVSDIHLCHRVLHKFKLRASKEEVKWYVKSLAKKMLASVGTFPNDSYLLIAGDTASDFELAKIFYEELVGLWNPQKIVVIHGNHELWDPWDEIENNIQVYREYFKGLGITFLHNDLLLIKNRHRHSILSEDEIHDLKIGQLRKQAKKCSAAILGGIGFSALNSKYNAINMRYGKTFEESTSAEEALEKDIFETRRFDNIYRKLLQALPENKVIVLTHMQKWDWNGDSYNPNWIYVNGHNHRNYFDISGNKVVYADNQIGYKTETVGLKYFYINNEYDIFAYFKDGIHPIIKSQYMDFNMGKLVQMSFGKEDGQIYMIKKNGKYMFFIHCLYSKQSKNKCLYLLDGGKLRKLSRDRPEDLQYYYDTLDIYIENVHQLLDKYTGGQKKISEFVKRLGGSGKIHGCIVDVDKPGNFEAYSYCHLFVNPTDGKVTPYFAYDVASRRVYKDFKALLESEESCKLLQGNYTRLEKEKNLNMPALEYSSQSEEWGDESSMYDEGSYLYKISRIIKSLQYVAEKSIVRIWNEELLNYDFVNRIKEANRIEDMIDNSFIVEIGGE